The Patescibacteria group bacterium genome has a segment encoding these proteins:
- a CDS encoding AAA family ATPase, with protein MPEPKIVLAVVGLPGAGKTEATQYILKQTGWPKVYFGDVIFDEMKRRNLDINEDNEKVTRNDIRAQRGMGACAIISMPKIKKYYQTSSVVLESFYSWEEYRVTKREFGDNFYVLALFASPHTRIQRLIHRPVRPLSEAEAISRDYSQIEDAHQAGPIARADFMIINEGSREYLFDQIDKILKKLRGI; from the coding sequence ATGCCTGAACCAAAGATAGTTTTAGCGGTGGTTGGTCTGCCTGGGGCAGGAAAGACCGAAGCCACTCAATATATTCTCAAGCAGACAGGATGGCCCAAGGTATATTTTGGCGACGTAATATTCGACGAGATGAAACGTCGCAATTTAGATATCAACGAGGATAATGAAAAAGTAACGCGGAATGACATTAGGGCGCAACGTGGCATGGGTGCCTGCGCCATTATATCGATGCCCAAGATAAAGAAGTATTACCAAACATCCAGCGTTGTTCTGGAGAGTTTTTACAGTTGGGAGGAATACAGGGTCACCAAGCGAGAGTTCGGCGATAATTTTTACGTGCTGGCGCTTTTCGCTTCTCCTCATACCCGGATACAGCGGTTGATACATCGTCCGGTGCGTCCATTAAGCGAAGCGGAGGCCATATCACGGGACTATTCACAGATTGAAGACGCTCACCAAGCCGGACCGATCGCCCGAGCCGATTTCATGATTATCAATGAGGGCAGCCGGGAATATTTGTTTGATCAAATTGATAAAATATTAAAGAAACTGCGTGGAATTTAA
- the dut gene encoding dUTP diphosphatase: MEFKVHKLYDDTRLPEYAHPGDAGMDVFSREEYLLKPGQQHTFKLGFAAELSDGYVVLIWSRSGLAHKHGVHCLSGVIDAGYRGEYVVGLYNTGHEPYQIKQGDKIAQILIQPVERATIVETDTLTQTTRADGRYASTGR, translated from the coding sequence GTGGAATTTAAGGTTCACAAACTATACGACGATACTCGTTTGCCCGAATATGCCCATCCTGGTGATGCCGGTATGGACGTATTTAGCCGTGAAGAATATCTGCTTAAACCCGGCCAACAACACACTTTTAAATTAGGCTTTGCGGCCGAGCTATCCGATGGCTATGTGGTTTTAATTTGGAGCAGAAGTGGGTTAGCGCATAAGCATGGTGTACACTGTTTATCTGGCGTGATCGATGCCGGTTATCGTGGTGAATACGTGGTCGGGTTGTATAATACCGGCCATGAACCATATCAGATTAAACAAGGTGATAAGATAGCCCAGATCCTAATCCAGCCAGTTGAGCGTGCCACCATTGTTGAAACTGATACTTTAACCCAAACCACCCGCGCCG